AGTTTTAAGATGCGAGATTACCAAGATTTACTGATCCTAGATATATTGATCCTAGATTTACTGATCATATTCTATTGATCAAACCAATCTAACAAGATTTAATGTTGAACGGTAGTTAACATTTGAACAAACTACACACTCGTTGGGAGACGGTTTCATCAAAAACAACGTGTATAACTGTGGCAAGGAACATGGACAGTTAAGTTAGTTCGCTGAATTAAAACATAGAGGGGCCAAAGTGTGACGGTGACACCAGTTAGGATATCAACATGAATTAACGATAAAATACGTTTCgcttcatatatatttttcatttagttttcgACTTACCATGTTTTTCTCTCGCTGGTTGTTGCATGGAAGATAAACTCACATGGAAGGAGGAAGTCGACGAACAAGGGTATCTTTCATTGGCTAACACAGTAGCCAATGAGAACGCTCGATACTGGCCGGtgagcttttcaaaataaaagctcgagATTCAAGGATTAGGTGCAGAAAATCATCCATCTTGACCAACAGAGTTTAGAGTGTGTATTAATACAGATTTGTGCCATACAGGTTCACCTTTACAGAAGGCAATTGTAACACATTCATATCCACAGGGGAACATTCCTTTTTTAAACTTCCTTTGCAGCACCCAACATCCTGAGCAAATTCCAGATCTATTGATTTTATACACTCACAGGCCACTCTATTAGGCACACCTGTTCAATTGTTGTTAACACAAATAGCTCATCAGCCAATCACATGGCAGCAACTCAATGCAGTAAGGCATCTCGACGCGGTGACGACGACTTGCTGAAGTCCAAACCGTGCATCAGAATGGGGGAGAAAGGGGATTTAAGTGACTTTGAACTTGGCATGGTTGTTGGTGCTAGACGGGCTGgtctgagtatttcaaaacCTGCTGATCTACTGGGATTTTCTCTCACAAACCATCTCTAGGGTTTACAGAGACTGGTACTAAAAGAGAAAGTATCCAGTGAGCGGCAGTTGTGTGGATGAAAGCGCCTTGttgatgtcagaggtcagaggagaatgggCAGAGTGGGTTGAGATGATAGAAAGGCAACAGTAACTCAAATAACTACTCGTTACAACCAAGGTATACAGAATACCATCTCTAAACTGCACATTGAACCTTGAAGCAGATGagctacagcagcagaagaccACTCCAGTTAGGAAACTGAAGCTACTACAATCCACACAAGTTGACCAAAATTGGACAATAGAAGATTGGAAAAACGTTGCCTGGTCTGATGAGTCTTGATTTCAGCTGCAGCCTTCAGATGGTAGGGTCAGAATTTGGCATAAACAACATGAAAGCATGGATCCATCCTGCCTTGTATCAATGGTTCAGGCTTGTGTTGGTGGTATAATGGTGTGGGGGATATTTTCTTGGCACGCTTTGGGCCCCTTAGTACAAATTGAGCATCGTTTAAATGCAACACCTTGTTTAATCTATGCTACTAAGAATCAAGGCAGTTCTGAAGGTAAAAGGGGGTCCAACACAGTACTAGCAacgtgtacctaataaagtggccggtgactgtgtgtgtgtgtatatatatatatatatatatatatatatatatatacacacacaatgaggGATTCAGATGCCATCTCATACTCCATCTTATTCTGTGTTCATCAGAAAACTAACTTAACACCTTGTTTTTCTCCACAGATCTTTCCCCAAATCCTATTGAAGGTGAAACTATTTTTAAAGAATTGACACAAGAACCAGCCTTTATGAAGAAATATTTGCATTTATGGGACAAACCAAACATAAGCAAACTCGCACACAGTGTAAAGATGAGACATGTCATGGAGTGAAAATTAAATGAAGGATTTCATCCCTAAATATGATATATCCATGCAGAAAAAAATTCCCAAATCCAGTATTTCTGATATACACTCAGTTGATTAGGAACACCATGCTAAAACTACATAATACAATGTAGTTCGACAGCATCTCACAAACTGATGACTGACATTATTCTTTAGTTGAATCATCATCTCTTTAACAATATCCacacaaactgaacattatGAAGTCCAGTAAGACTGCAAACGTTTTGgctatatataaatgtgtaaacTGACAACTGAGTGTATAATATAAGTGCATTATTACTTTAGTTAACATGATTTCTAGTAACCTATCCCATCTGGAAATGTCCTGTTAAAACCATTTGATAAGATTTCAGGGACAATGTTTCTGCATGGTGTAGACAACATTTTGGAACAAAGctcttcaaatatatatttatatattcatttatatactttatacattctctttttactgtacatttaagtcTCATGCTTAGCTTGAAACTGCTATCAGCATTTATCCTCAATCACATGACAgaccagaaaagaaaaaagaaaaaaaagcgtACAGTATTCAGGATCAATGCTGCATAGTTTCAATTTTGGAATATCAAACATTATTTCTTTGTAAACCAACATAGTAACCATGTGTATGGgagatgaaaaatttatgaaatCTGTCACTTGTCAAAACGGGTctaaaaatacatattatatttCTTAGATGCAAGAAGACATTACtcatttgaaacattttggTGATGCAGTTCATGGAAGATACTGAACGTCATCTCCGTCTCAGCCACGGTTTGAGGCGTCTGGACAAAAGAAGTTACACATGAGAAGAGTGGAAGTTCATATCACTGTATTTTTCCTCCCAAAAGAAGTGGCGACAAACTGTTGGAGAATAGTTTACAGGACAAAGCTCGCAAATGTGAACAAGTATATACCATAAGAAAAGCGACATGATTTTTTGGACTGTTGATGACAGTTTCAgcacaaatcacacaaacaaaactgacacgtcagaacaacaacaaaaccaaagcaataaataaaacaagaatgAAGAGTTTTGGAAATGCTGCACTTACAGAAAAAGAATACTCTGTTTATAGGAATGGTGTTGTTGCTGTCCGCTGAGAttcagacaaaaataaacaaaaagacaaacaaacatgtagTGATTCACTGCAATCTTACAACAGGATGACAGATTCTGTTCAACAACTAAAAAGGCTTTAGGACATTTTTAAGCCCACAAATTACCAAACCGTTTACATTAAGAACACTTAATAATGGATCATGAGGAGAGCGGCACACCAGTCCTTTGTAGTAACCTCCGTCAAGGCAACCGCAGAAAACATGAAGAGGACTTGTACAGCATCTAGTCTGTGTAGCGTGGCAGAGAGGAGTGCATGGTGCAGGGCAAGAAGATAGTTTGTAGCAGCTAAAGAAACTTCAGGTGGTGACAAAGGCCAACGCTAGCCTGGAGACTGTCATTAGTTTCACTAGATCCACACTAAGCCAGCTAATTTCCAAAAAGGTGTGAAAACAATACCTGTCGTTAGAGCGTTTGTAAAACATTTCCATTCACACTGAGACAAAATGGAAACGTGAGATCCACTAACAGTCTGAGCCTGACCAGCTCCACATGCAGTCTGGCTGATAGAAAACTAGAATGAGACACAGTAGAGCATATACATCCATCAAGGCCCAaaagtctccttatgaaaccaaattCAGTACATCCagacttttatttggatctgcaccacattgcacatactcatagaaatcagtcccctaaacatgcctcaTTTTGTCCATTAAAACGCATGAATTAttctcaacaacaaaaacaacctccTTGGCCACAGGAGATACGATATTGGCTTGAATTCCAGCCGTAAATGGAAGTATTAATAGAATCAAGCACTTGACTCACCGCGTTTTTGTGGATTTCTCTTTTGTTAATGTAAACAGTGATTTCATTACGGTTTGTTAAAATAATCTTCTTGTATTTCCTGTTCTGCTCACCCTAAAAGTTAGTGCAATCACTATTACCATGAGAAAGTCGGACCAAGCAGCCTATTGACAATCTGTGTCAATTAAAAAAAGGTCATCAGAGAGATGAAGGCAACTGAAAGGTGTCTTCTTGACTATtttaccacacagacacagcctgTCAGTCTTCACTCAGATGTCTGAAGATGTATCAACTGTTTGAGAAAGCAACACATTTGGATAAAAATGGGTTTAGTGTGGACAAAGAACCACAGGAGAGAAAATGAAGCCGGCTTAGTGTGAACAAAGAGGAGAAGTCATCAACGAGATTCTCATATCAAATCACTTGGGACTATTCGTCATTGCTCGTATTTAGAGAGACTGAAGAACTGCTTAAACCCATTTCAGCTAACAAACAGggaatagaaaaagaaaaatgaacagTATGGAGTCTCTAAGGAGTCAGTCATCACATTGAGCATGCTCTCAATTATTAcaccaaccacacaaacactaagACACAATGATATCCTTATTTACAGCAGCTTAATTTGAAGTGGATCACTTGGAGAATGTATCAAATCAAAGACAAATATTAAACCCAACATATTCAATCATGTCAAAGTacaaagaacatttttttttttttttttttacaccacaGCTCACTACAGTACATGTGGGCGTCCTTGCCTTTTCTTACTGGTTGGAATGGAAGTGACCGCAGAGGTGCAGATTAGGAAAATCAGTCAGAAGGAACATACAGGTACCAGAGTCCTTGGTTATTTTACCTGGGTGTTGTTGGTAGCCTTGCGTATTGTGTATGGCTTGGAGATGCTGCTTTTTGCACATACAAGTCAAGGAACCAGGAGTTTTTAAACAACCATGTCCCTTGTTGCGGTtcagtggctccatttcctAATTCAAAGGAGCTTTTATAGTTCTTCATAATCCCCATCATCTCTTTTAATCAATCCTGCTCCTCCGCCCAAAAAGTCCTCCAGTTCATCCACTTCTGTTTTCTTGGTCCgggatttctttttcttcttctctttgtcatCTACTGTAGCAgcatcttctttttcctttttcttgtgtttgtgtttcttcttggtTTTATCATCCTcctgaaagaggaagaacagaatTAGATGGattgacattacattacattatagtTTAAAGCATATAATATGAACAAAATCCACCATACCtctttgcttttcttcttctttttctttttttcttttgagtatttgctttctttctctgaAAGAGATGCAGACATATCCAGTGTGATGAATAAATGAAGCCATCAATATTGGACTTGGTCCATttctaaacaaaataaattattggGTCTGAAAAGGAATACGTTTTGGACTTCCAAGTAAATtattcaaaacacaaaatattaaaaaaaaattgttatacaGCAGCATATATATAATAATCAAGGTACCACACAGCCACTGTATTTTTGGATAGGGAATAATGTAACTATAGTTTTATTAATTGTGGATGAGCATCAGATGTCACTTGaacaaattattaattattaatcaagAGCCATTAGTTAAGAATCGGAATCGCATAAAACCGTGCCTTTCCCAAAGAttccttctttttcctttcgtatttatatagtgtttttctgcttttaaCTGCCACTCAAAGTCCACATGACTTGCCTTCCTGTTCCTCGCTGCTGTCTTTGGCTGCTGGAGCCTCCTCTTGGATGCCGAGGCCAAACAGATCGGTATCGTCCTTTTGTTTAAAGGAGATCACAGTGGGCTTCAGAGGTTCAGGCACTTTGGCTATCTGCATGTCATCATCAGAGATATCGGACAGGAGCTCATCCCTGATTGGAAATGCATCCTGGGAAGAACGGGGCAGTCAAAGATGAACTATTACACATAGAAataagaggaaaataaaacagcatttgATGTTGCAGTGTGGCGGTAATGCAATTAAATATTACTAGTCGCTGTGTCTGTGAGCATTCTGTCTGTTTTCTATCATGTTGTGAATTCAACTGACTGGCAGATCACATAATACCTCAATCAAAGCTTAGCagtaagaaataataataataataataataataataatagatttaTCTTGtacagcacctttcatacaagaCATGCAGCTCAAAGAGCTTTACACAcaatatagataaataaatatatattatgaaaatgtaaaaagaagctGTGAATTTGTTCTACTTCACCGTTGCTATTTTTGGTGTGTCTGATGCTTCAGACTCAAAGTCATCCATGACAAAAGAGACTATTTGCTGGGCGACAGGGGCTTCAGGGTCTGTGTCAGAGTCCTCAGCTTTGGGTGTGTTTCCCTTCTTCTTGCCTTGTCGGGCTGACTGCTCTGTTGTTGGGATTAAAGTGAGGGAGATGGGCGCTGTGGTCTGGCCTCTGGGCTCTGGAGCTTTAGATGTCAACTTTGGATTTGTGATATGAACCACAGGCCTGGAAAAGCAGTTGAGTATTTCACATATACAATTTTATActttttcattcacatattAATGCTCCTCACTCCACATGTAGTGCACAGAAAGTGTAATGTTACATTGTCCTTTACACATCTTTATGTGGCAGATGTAAATGCAAGTTAAGTCTACACATCGGCATTAAACTCAACTGGGTTAACAGAAGGACTGGGAGATTCTCAATTTGATCCTATCACGATACATGGGTACCAATTCAATGTATATCGCCATGCTAGAAGAATTATGATATGATATTACGATTAATTgcaatttttgtattttgatgtAACATTAGAACATGGGAAAATGTTTAATCTAATGCTCCACTTGATATAAACCCATAGCCATTATTGACAATCTAGGTTGGTAGGCAATAGGCTAATATAGAAATATTTAACTTATAGTTAAGTACagttaaagataaataaactgtTGTGATTAAGTTACATAATGAATTTAATCAATTACTCAATcaattattatttgaagtacATATCTTATCTCTGGCAGGAAATGTTCATGCAGTGTTTGTAAACTTAGCAAAGTGTTAATAATTTAAAAGAGTGACAGATTTTATAGATATTTCAAAGATACTTCTTTAatttctatttctctctctgcttatcattttgctttgtctgtttttcttaGTAAAGAATTGTGTATCATACATCCACCCATTATTACATAACAAGAAGCAATAATCTCCTGGTGGTGTTGGTTTTAATTTAACAGACATGCTCAAAGCCACACATCTTTCCTTTAAATCCCTGCAAGGCTCTGACATTGAAATCCACCCTCAATATCAGAGCATTCACATTGGATTCTGATAAATTCTGGCAGTGAACACCTGTATTGTTCTGAAAAAAGACTTACGCCTTCAGTTCAGGTTCACTGTCCAGGTCTTGGTCCTGTGTGATGGTGAGGGCTGCTGGAactccctcctcctcgtcactGGTTAGAGTAATATCTTTACTGGGAGGCAGGGTCTTAGGCTGAGGAAGACTGGGCTCAGTGTTGTCAGGGTCAAGCTCATCCTGGAAACCAGACACCATGGGGTTTCCTCTGCCTTCACCATCACTGgaacaaagaaaaagataatTGCTCTTTTCAGTAATCTCATATCCAACTGCAAATAACTATTGATTTTTCATCATGATACAAGCTAATTTCAAGGTGTATACAACAAGATGAAATGGACAAATTCTTCCTATCTGAGGATTAACTACTAACAAATAGCTCACCTGTCACTGTCCACAGCTCGAGCGGGTGCAGGTTGAGGAACCCTGTTCTTCAAAGGCAGGCTGTCCTCCAGGAAACTCTTGTCCAGTCTCTCATCTGGCACAAAATCATCCAGACTCTGAACCTTAAGAGGACACATCGGTGCAGCAGGGTCCTCTGAGAAAAACATAGAGGcaaatgaatgtgaatgtgagtagcaatcaaatatttcaaattaatcaaaaactgcaatttaattaaaaagctCTCATCACAACTCCCTACTTTTGTACAACTTTAACAACTTTTTTAAATCTAACAAAAGTGTAGGATAAATCATGTGGTCTTGGATGAGGTGCAATCCCAGTTATTTCTGTATAAGCCAGCATTTTGAAACCACTCTCTTATTTGTGACCACAAAAATTGTCAGGAGGTAGACAAACAAAACCTTAAGAAATAACAAAGATACATGGAGAAAAAGTACCCAACACCAATAAAGCCAACATTCCTTGATATTAACAGCCCTACTTTCTTCCAAAAAGGCTGAGTATATTAACAATGCTATAAAATGTTGGCATCTTATGATACACTTCAGTTATGTCAATCCTCATAGATTTAGGACCTTGAATCTCCTTTAGTGGTCTTGTTAGTACTTATTAAAACCCTGTTTAATCTGCGATTGCTCATTGCTTAGTGAAGTGTGGATCAAAAATTTGCCAATTTAAGACTTTAAAAAGCATCAAAAAGGTACAGCCCCTTAGTCTACTAGTGCTGTCCCACTAAAGAGTATTTGTGTAACTGACTGCTACACCTGCTactttatgcatactgtttgattctgttattttgggttgggcttattttgttttacacgtagcgactcccctcgcataaaatacctgcagtttaaggagcaGACAATGTTAATAGACGCACCAGATCCCTCGCTTGCGGACCAGTTCAATAAGACACCTGCCGTACAGCCCTGGCACAAGGATTGGAGCAGGATCAACGACCGGACGCGGGCTGTGCGGCACTTCTCAAAACCTTACGGACCGAACAACGATAGTTAAACACCCCTCGCCAGCGGAATGAGGTAAGGATGCTGGTCCtatttactttgctgcaggtagcgTGGAATGGGAGTAGCTATGTCACGTTAACGCATCAGACTTGTCTCGtggagatttgtttgttttttgtattttaacgtttctgtttggttttatggattaaaatattgtgtacttaatgtcattccagttttacggtgtatttacggctacgatgaagtgaacaataaagagccgtgtgacatcagtagagaaactctgcgtcATGTTTGGGGAAGCGGGGGGGCTGTTACAATTTGTAATATAGTCTTTATACAACAAACCATCTTATAGAATACATACATACTTACAGCATGTACAATTTCCATTTACTTTATTCAAAATTTTGATCGGCTGGAAGAGAGAGACGTGGATGAGTTGCTAAAGAGAGTGACGAGGACCCCGGAACCCAGATTCTTCTCAAACCCTCAACTCATACCTGAATGAGTTGCTCAGTTCTGTGTGATGCAAAAGGTTTTCAAATAATTTATCTGCAAGTCTCTGGAACAGCTCCAGATCCTAGTTGAGGCTGGCAGGGAATCAGATTTTACTCTCTTATGGTATTCAAAAGACTAATGGCTTTTAACATTTCATCTCTGCTTCTAGTTGGATGTTTGACAAATGACTGTTAGTTATGAAAGGAGGAGACTCACCTGACGCAGGAACaggagcatcagcagcagctgatgGACCAAACCAGCGAGAGATGAAGCTGCGTTTCTGGAAAGACAACCCACTAGATGCTGCGGAGGCCTGTTGGTGCTCGGGAGACTGAGCTGATGGTTTTGACTCAGCAGTAGGTGAAGGTGCCCCGCTAACCACCGCCGTGGGAGGTGGCGGAGaggacactgacacagacgGTGACTGTGGGAGCACTTGGAAGGGGATGGGGGGCTGAGGGGTGCTGGGGCTGGAGCTGCCTGTGGAGGCCCCACTGGGAGGGACAATGGGGGACTGGGAGCCTGAGGAGGACCCGTTGGCTGGACCAGGAGAGCCATAGCTTTTACTGCGAGTCTCCAAATTCTCAAGGAAACTGTGGAAATCAAAGCAAGACTGGTTAATAAACTGATTCACCTGCAATAATATCTTAAGTTAGGGATACAAGACAGCATGATCAGAATAATTTGCCATACAAAGAAATACAAAGCAATGGGAATCTAACTCAACATCTGTTAGTCAAGAAGATCTCATTTGCAGTATAATAAATCTGCAAAAACCATCAACTGAAGTGGTCTATTGGTTAAATTATTTGATAGACTCAGCActgactaaacaaataaatgtggaTTTGTACTTACACTGCCACATAAATATGTTTGAAACGCCAAGCCAAAGTAAGCTGAGAGCCAAGAACCATAACTGCACATATGAATTcttaagaaaaacatatttaaaaaaaggtttctcACAACGACAATGAAAACTTACAGGAAACGTGATCTAAACTTTTGGAAGATGGATATGAGCACAGCTATCTATAGTGTTTTCAGCAGTATGGAGCCCTGAGTTCCAACCAGAACAATTTATTAACTGGTGTGCACCACAAACTGCAAGACAAAGATGCTAGTTTCCCTGTAAGGGCTCCATGCAGCAATAAGCtggcagagaaaaagaagaaaagatagTACATCTCGTAGTTTTGAtcctcagtttcctgctggACACAGAGCTCCTCCAGTGTGGCGTCCATGTCCAACTGGTTGGTCTCCAGCTGCCTCAGGAGGGTCTctctctgtaaacacacacacacacataccatgaATACCTGGGCACAGAGCTCAGATGaagcctttatattcacatGTATACTCATCTCAGTATCAAATTGTCCCATTTACAGAACTGAATTGTCTGAAATCAAAATGATCATGATACAAATGAGaattgcaacaaaaaaaaagtaaccTGTAGCTGCAAGAAGGGGATATTGAAAAATCTGTGCAGGTATTTCAAGCCAAAGCCGTTCTTCATTGACGACTCAGCATAGTGGATGTAAGAGGATCCCATTGGTCTGTAAAACACAAGTATCACCAGTTTATTCACCATCAAAGATTATATAGATTTAAAAACGGTGAAAGTATATCTGTACTGTATGTGGCGTACATGTCCTATTAATCATTTAAGTATATTAAGAATACAATATTTGGCATATTATACCTGCATAAAACTTTTTTGGGACATTTGTTTTCCGGGGGGTTGATTAAAGATATTATCACCCTTAATTGTTATATATCAAATGAACCCAGAACAACAGGCTCATTCATTAGGAATCAACTTTGTACACATCTGATGAATCAAAGAAGACACACATTTACTCTCTTAGCTCAATCTTTGGTCCCTAATTCAAGAGAAATATATCTATAATATATCTAGCTCTTAAGCTGCTAGCTGCTCCACTATGTTTAGCAGCTAGCCGCTACTACTGTGTCTGCCCACAACAGACAATATCCCACATGACATGCACTTTCGTACTTGAGAACTGTCTGATAGATTGTCACTATATACACTATAGGCCCCTTATACTCAGATCTAACCAAATCACCATGCATTACAATAACTGCATATAGGAATTGTATGTATTACAagtatggtaaatggtctgtatttatttcgCTCCTTTAtagtcctgatgaccactcaaagggcTTTACGGTACAGATTTTAGATTCAccctttcacaaacacacattcatacagtgaatCACTTTTTCGTCCACATAAGAATTATAATTTGAGGACATCTCAAATAGAGTCATAAATTGTTCTAGTTAGAGTTGGATAAATATGTTCCCTTTTCTCTCATCTCTAATATCAAATACTTTTCTGTGAGTCTCACTCATTTTATCCTTG
The genomic region above belongs to Pleuronectes platessa chromosome 4, fPlePla1.1, whole genome shotgun sequence and contains:
- the rabl6b gene encoding rab-like protein 6 isoform X2 codes for the protein MFSALKKLVGSEPGQLRDKNIPAGLQSMNQSLQRRFAKGVQYNMKIVIRGDRNTGKSTLWHRLQGKKFVEDYIPTQEIQATSIHWNYKTTDDVVKVEVWDVVDKGKGKKRGDNLKLENEPQESDDVALDAEFLDVYKNCNGIIMMFDITKQWTFNYILRELPKVPTHVPVCVLGNHRDMGEHRVILPDDIRDLIAGLNRPMGSSYIHYAESSMKNGFGLKYLHRFFNIPFLQLQRETLLRQLETNQLDMDATLEELCVQQETEDQNYEIFLENLETRSKSYGSPGPANGSSSGSQSPIVPPSGASTGSSSPSTPQPPIPFQVLPQSPSVSVSSPPPPTAVVSGAPSPTAESKPSAQSPEHQQASAASSGLSFQKRSFISRWFGPSAAADAPVPASEDPAAPMCPLKVQSLDDFVPDERLDKSFLEDSLPLKNRVPQPAPARAVDSDSDGEGRGNPMVSGFQDELDPDNTEPSLPQPKTLPPSKDITLTSDEEEGVPAALTITQDQDLDSEPELKAPVVHITNPKLTSKAPEPRGQTTAPISLTLIPTTEQSARQGKKKGNTPKAEDSDTDPEAPVAQQIVSFVMDDFESEASDTPKIATDAFPIRDELLSDISDDDMQIAKVPEPLKPTVISFKQKDDTDLFGLGIQEEAPAAKDSSEEQEEKESKYSKEKKKKKKKSKEEDDKTKKKHKHKKKEKEDAATVDDKEKKKKKSRTKKTEVDELEDFLGGGAGLIKRDDGDYEEL
- the rabl6b gene encoding rab-like protein 6 isoform X1; its protein translation is MFSALKKLVGSEPGQLRDKNIPAGLQSMNQSLQRRFAKGVQYNMKIVIRGDRNTGKSTLWHRLQGKKFVEDYIPTQEIQATSIHWNYKTTDDVVKVEVWDVVDKGQKYPLPEGVGKGKKRGDNLKLENEPQESDDVALDAEFLDVYKNCNGIIMMFDITKQWTFNYILRELPKVPTHVPVCVLGNHRDMGEHRVILPDDIRDLIAGLNRPMGSSYIHYAESSMKNGFGLKYLHRFFNIPFLQLQRETLLRQLETNQLDMDATLEELCVQQETEDQNYEIFLENLETRSKSYGSPGPANGSSSGSQSPIVPPSGASTGSSSPSTPQPPIPFQVLPQSPSVSVSSPPPPTAVVSGAPSPTAESKPSAQSPEHQQASAASSGLSFQKRSFISRWFGPSAAADAPVPASEDPAAPMCPLKVQSLDDFVPDERLDKSFLEDSLPLKNRVPQPAPARAVDSDSDGEGRGNPMVSGFQDELDPDNTEPSLPQPKTLPPSKDITLTSDEEEGVPAALTITQDQDLDSEPELKAPVVHITNPKLTSKAPEPRGQTTAPISLTLIPTTEQSARQGKKKGNTPKAEDSDTDPEAPVAQQIVSFVMDDFESEASDTPKIATDAFPIRDELLSDISDDDMQIAKVPEPLKPTVISFKQKDDTDLFGLGIQEEAPAAKDSSEEQEEKESKYSKEKKKKKKKSKEEDDKTKKKHKHKKKEKEDAATVDDKEKKKKKSRTKKTEVDELEDFLGGGAGLIKRDDGDYEEL